Part of the Tachyglossus aculeatus isolate mTacAcu1 chromosome 23, mTacAcu1.pri, whole genome shotgun sequence genome, CCAGAGCCTGGCTCTTTGCAATGGTCAGGAGGCCGGGGGAAGCAATGGCTTATTCGGGAGAATTCAGGCCATTTTTGAAAGTCCAGTCATGTtcacagattaataataataataataataataataatagaattatagtatttgttaagcacttactatgtgccaggcactgttctaagcactgggggtagatacgagataattgtataacagtcttaatccccattttggagatgaggagactgaggtacggagaagacaagtgacttgcccagggtgacacagcagacaagtggcggagccaggattagaacccacgcctgtctgactcccaggcccgggctctctccactaggcccatgctgcttcctcgtGGCCCAGCCACACCCGAATTCCCTAGGTCCCCCCATCCCGACGTTCCAGTACCCCAGCGGGTTGGCACAAAGGGCAGAGCTAGTGAAGAGATGTCCGGATCACCGGCCTCTCGACGATGCGGTCTTCCTCTTAAGAAATGACCGAGGCTCCGACAGCTCAAGAAGCGAACGGTTGACTCTCCGTCCCTCAGCAGAGAGGCGGGCCACCTCGTCCAACGGCGGGAATTCCAAGTGTTCACCGAGAAGACGGAGCCGGCTGCGGAAAGCTAGGAAGAGTCACAGAGAGACTCACCCTCCGGCTCCGCTCATCGCCCACCGCCGGAATGCCTGGGAAAAGCCGGGCTTGGGAAATGGTAACGATAGCAACGTTCTTATGGCTACGGATTGTCGGCACCGCAGAGTTTAACCCGAGGAATCGAGGGCCCGGTTGGATCCAGTCGCCATTCTGCAAGGCTACGCGTGGGAAATGAATGACTCCGGTTCTCCAGATCGACCAAAGCACCGCTTATGCGCGGATTATCATGTCATTCTCCAGACGTGCCAAGGAGCATGGCGGATCAAGGGAGTAAATCCTTCCGGGCTGGGTTTCGGGACCGAGTGCCTCACCGGCACAGGCGGAGAGATGCCAAATGCGGGATAATGGAATTCGTTCAAGATGACACAACTTTTATTTGCCTTTTTGGCGGATCGGAGAAAGTAAATTTGCTCTcacagggtttttttgttttttgttttttgtttttttttaaaaaagcaacccGAACAGCACAGCGTTTACATTTATACTCTCATTCTCTACCTGCGCAACCCGGCTCTCGGAGGGAGTAGGTGCCCGAAAACACCCCGGCAGTTCAAGGCCTCGAGGGTCCGCCCTCTTCTTCGAACGAAGCCTGGCTCGGGACGGTCTTATCTTGAGAGGGCTCGGCCTGCGGGTCTCGTTTCTTTCGGCGGGACCTCTGGATCACTCCGGGGACGAACCGGGGTCCGAACTTCATGCACAGTAGGATCACGGAGACAAGGAGAAGGAAACAGATGCCCAGGACGATGAGCAGGATGTACAAATGGTTCTGGAGCTTGGCAGGGGCGGGCCCGCTGTCGACGCTGCCCCCGAAACCGTGGACGTCGCAAAGGGGGGGCTCCCAGCCGTACATACAGTGGCAGTGCTGGTGATTGTTGCACACCCCTCTCCCGTGGCACGTGGCCGGGTTACAGTCGTGTCTCAGGGCGGAAATGTCGACACACTTCCTGGCCAGGCACATCTTCCTCGGGCCGCACATGGTCCCGTCCCGCACGTGCCCGACATCAACGACGTTCATCCCGAAGTGGTAATCGGTCCCCCAGCAGACGGTGCCATTGAAGAGCGTCTGGAGGACGGTGGTGTGCTCCTCCAGGCGGGGGATCTCCCGAACGTTTTCGCACTGGAGCCTCCCACACAGGACATGGTCCTCGGCGCACTTGAGGTAGccgtccctccccatcccgcagTTACCAAACCGATCGCCCTCCATGTTCACTGTCCGGAAGCAACCCGCCGAGGCGCTCCTGGCCCCCGGCCCGAAGACGCTCCGGCACTGCCGGTTGTGGCCGTGGCAGACGTTATCAAAACACAGGGCGTCCTCCTGGCAGGGGGTGCCGTCCAGCATGTAGACGTCGCCGGGGCAGCGGGCCGAGACGCCGTCGCAGTACTCGGGCAGGTCGCAGTCGCCGGCCTGCGGGCGGCAGAGCTGCCCCGCCGGGAGGGTCCGGCACCTCTCGCAGCATCCCCCCACGGAACAGGTGGCCCCGGGCCGCAGCCTGCAGTTGGACTGGCAGCAGGGATCCTCCCGGCACTCCCCGACCGTCCCGCAGTCACACTCCTCCCCGCCTTCCAGAACGCGGTTCCCACAGCGCTCGACAGTGACGAGCGCGGCAGGCCCGGGGACATTGGTGAGGCACTTGCCCTGCCTGCTCGTCGCGTCGAAGAACTCCCGGTAGCTGCAGTTGCTGAAGACATCCGTGTCGGCGGTGAACTCGCTCATGATGCACTTGTCCCGCTTGCAGACGCAGCCGGCCGTGTCGTGAGTCATCCCGAAGATGTGGCCCTGCTCATGGGCGAAGACGACGGCGAACTTGAGCAGGTGGTAGTCGAAGAAGGAGAGGACGGCGGAGGCGTAGTGGTTGTTGCAGATGGTCTTCACGTAGGCCAGCCCCAGGGTGATGCCGTACTGCTGGTTGACGATCAGGTGGGCCGAGTCGTAGGAGAACCGGGGGAGCAGGTGCCCCCGCTGCCAGGCGTTGAAGTCGGCCAGAACCTTCCCGATGCTCCGCGTGACATCGACACGGTTGCCGTCCGTCCAGATCTCCAGGCCCACCAG contains:
- the LOC119944512 gene encoding disintegrin and metalloproteinase domain-containing protein 20-like, producing the protein MGGAGVPGRLLLRALLVLLGLRTLLPARSARPEAVVVVPRRVTPRGRAGEADVPGALSYVLPVDGQSRLLHLRPKKLLLAPRLPVFTYTDRGALTVDQPFVPDDCYYHGFVEGTPESLVALSTCTGGLRGMLQLGPLVYEIEPLPASAGFEHALSRTGAGEAGPETPGLWCGVTEEEIRRQASEMQGKAAPEPTESPDDDRRWTHSRFLELAVVVDNTRFVLSGKNQSRVLRQVLDVLNLVDTLYRLLDVRVYLVGLEIWTDGNRVDVTRSIGKVLADFNAWQRGHLLPRFSYDSAHLIVNQQYGITLGLAYVKTICNNHYASAVLSFFDYHLLKFAVVFAHEQGHIFGMTHDTAGCVCKRDKCIMSEFTADTDVFSNCSYREFFDATSRQGKCLTNVPGPAALVTVERCGNRVLEGGEECDCGTVGECREDPCCQSNCRLRPGATCSVGGCCERCRTLPAGQLCRPQAGDCDLPEYCDGVSARCPGDVYMLDGTPCQEDALCFDNVCHGHNRQCRSVFGPGARSASAGCFRTVNMEGDRFGNCGMGRDGYLKCAEDHVLCGRLQCENVREIPRLEEHTTVLQTLFNGTVCWGTDYHFGMNVVDVGHVRDGTMCGPRKMCLARKCVDISALRHDCNPATCHGRGVCNNHQHCHCMYGWEPPLCDVHGFGGSVDSGPAPAKLQNHLYILLIVLGICFLLLVSVILLCMKFGPRFVPGVIQRSRRKKRDPQAEPSQDKTVPSQASFEEEGGPSRP